tgctgaaacagcggtgaaagcatgcaagatgttcaccattgcatgcagtcagttgctgtgagcaacctactgcatacaattactgcgagtggtgaactaacgctgcactatgtgtgcctcctggaaagctgcaatggtaaagtgccacaatcatatagtaacatggataacatcgcaatttgtttgttgaataattttgcaacagaatcaatggagttttggataaatttgtgtatctgccttgttcatcaaagctacagagtcaaatgcgatATATACttgcgtattatgtgtactttctttgtcaatccagtcatgtgcgaagctagtaggaatcgctggcctaaaagctcaactgggaatatatgttgcaggcgctgtcacagctgtctcaaagcgaattgtcatttgtttgctaagcctgttcaattgcccccattttcttgaagttcttccgaacagtgctcacaaaaaccagttcccacgacagggttataccagagaacataagtactctccaataattgtcgggaacccaacgtaaagtaagatgcagacaaggaagcgcgatgccaacacagtgctgtgtgtgtcgcccttcatgtgtgtgtgtgtccattccttgtcccagtcttctattgcgttgtgttccctccgatatctaaccaacacacccaagcttctatgctaagtcttattcaacgcactcttctgctggctctcatactgaatattgcataacgaagaactccacgctgatgtgcttagcggtagcacggtttcagttttcttcggtaagctttataacagcaatctgcctcgtatataattattgtagcctatcacaaggaacggtaaaaacgcaatggccagatggcgaaaccgaaaaaaaaatgagtgtgaAAACCTGCCTcctctagttgatgtgacaggtccttgcacgcattaaacatctgtgctgtgtctcgggaatacattcttgccgtggaagaggtgggaagataggaggcaaacctttaggcatttcggactacacataaacaggtttcagttttcaagtttgatattctagggaaagcgtaaaagttcatggaagaagggaccttgcactcagtccattttgtgtaagactgcactcgcctgctcgacaagagatgtgcctgaccagagcatcatgaagtcaaatgtgtctgtgtgtgtgctggcaaggtggctcgggctggttggggagggcaaagtatgcgaggaaaaagtttcttgtagtaaagcaggctggataattatactggtgagcaaattatgtaaggatgcaaattgtgcgagtaaatatggtatgtactcttgtatgttttagctctattgctacggatcctgcggatccaacttggcatccggcagcaacaaagacaggttctgcaggaggtgcgacagctgaagcacaaggtacggctcttgtccgtgcctcagcacgcccagccagcacagcgcccctctgaccttccccggctgcctgctggtacaattggagaactggaggcagcagaggcagctgtgcagagtaaagctgtggctgtggctttggtgtatattttttgatttttaatatgcctatgtaacatgcagaaatttagtactgctttaagatactgtgtttcgggaaacaaactagtcaggttatctcatgaaccactgtactacagtcgaatatggaTAATTCGTACtgaaagaggccagaaaatttgttcaaattaaaagaagttcaaaataatgaaagttaccgtaattacttgaatctaacacgcaccttttttccggttaagagagttcataaatcgcatgtgcgttagaatcgagtacgaaaaaaaatgaatatggtcattctattgccatcgccacttacaaaacggccgccccctacgtgcgtcggcatggcgcgtcggtcatttctgcctatgtgtttcccatgcgcggcacttcatacgtgtgctgaggagttcgtcatcttgtagtacattagcatcgacggcatcgtagggccgactccaaaaactcgacgagtgcaccacaatgctgcttctaaaagaaaagtcgtcgcgtgtgccggaacggacagaaattgggccgcatcgcggtcattcggagttcccgaaacgtgcgtgcgggactggcggaaacaaaagcagaatattgtcgacagcaaagattcacgcaaaggcttcagtggaccacagcagggtcggtttccacaaattgaagagctgctcggcgagtatgtgattaagcagtgagcggcacagcggcccgtgacgaccgaactgctctaagtgcaggctatgcagttagccttagaaaaagggctaatgcagagccattttaaagtgAGCatgtgctggctaacgaacttaaaaaggcttttccctccgaaggcgaacgggcatatgccggaagttgccggaggagtacgaagaaaagcttcagtcttcagaggttcctcttaaacttgcggcacaacaacggctacctgcttgggcaaatcgggaatgccgatcacacgcctctttatttcgacatgcctggcaccacaaccgtctaggagaagggggcgaagcaagtttgtgtactaacatcgggccacggtaaaactagagtgacagcaacgctctgttgcacgtcagataggcataagcttcccccgtacttcatatttagacggaagacgctctcaaaaagagtcgttttcgcgagtggtgtgatcaagcgggccaacgagaaaaaagggtgcgcgttgcaaccgatgtcttagtttttttgtttttttttgtcgtggaaaccgggcgcgcgttacaatcgagggcgcggtagaacagagtaaatacggtaaacgagcggaggccTCACCATGCGGTGATGCATGTGCAttgagaagttttattcacaaattagaggacatccgtcattaattaaagtagtcaatacatgtctgtacacgttggccttgcaacgagtcaacaagttttgcgtgcagtttgcgaACCATTTGTACTttggcttcagtattctcctggcaaaagaagtggcgcgcggcaatgtccagtgctgacactcttcgaagacaactgtgtttccactattaccatctgcgctgcagccggagcgtggccagcacatgatgagaatggaggagcgtctccacctggagaaaagcagatcggcattcgagagagaaacactccgcggcagctttttttttctctcttcatgcgcggtgttgaaaggagaagagtctctacgtagcaggaacgaaaaacagggaagcgtgacaccggcgcgttgcagatcggcatgagagagccaactctctgcgacagcttttttttccctctttctcttcatgcgcagtgttaagaggagaagggtctctacgtggcagggacggaaaaagccgaagcggggcacagaaatgtcgcagattggcatttggcaaacattccaccgcagtcttttcttttcttttcttcattttcttcttcaagcacagcaatgaggtgtctgaagtgccaccgcaggattgggcggggtgctgagagcattttcggagcgcgctatagctttgataggaccacagcatcagttcgaattaagtgtgttggaattaatgagattcgactgtatttactatagtctgtgaagtccgagtgaactgtcctaaggtAGCAggcgatgtaggcggcatcgtgtgtttgatgggcagtgactagcaatagcctgcttaaaacagacattcagtaattttgttcatttatcaccctatttcgtgtccgctgcggctctctctactttgaactacagttcaccctgccttgtgttagccgatttcttacttttttaaaaatctagcatgcacccaatttcgcagtgtgaggaaaaatgcacctttgtttattgtgatgagatttctatagcgacatgcctctttgttggctatcacagaaaaatataaacagcaaatggtgcgaccatctagtgcgaccttgatttttctatcagtttcatctatgaccaagatttggtcgctctaaggttgtctcttagtacgccttgatcaggttcatttatcttgttgtgctctgcttacaatgcattgattaaagacatgtccaagcttctttttgaattccacatattttatcgtttttcacctgtagaagctactcctggtcaacattcaggcaaagactttgtaacctcgaagaaacgtgtattggaatttgagcactgtacaaagtaattatactatttcatagctagaatcaatatttattaagggttataacagtgttgtatttcataacagcgaaactgcattcagagaaggactctgaaaggttctcacactgagtgtgagagggctgatgtggaaaccattttaggtcaagtgagttgaagttagcgtaaaaaaacattgaaatgttgtgatgcccaaaaattcaagttgttgttttcagtgtcctcttcttgcagatttttatcatgaaaacatttcgatgtgctgttgcgttcaccccatctatgcttcttgcatttttttacagtgcaagcacctccagcagattgggggacgtgggctccgagaaattggtgtgaatgccatgaaggctgtattggcacatgacgtgcaagttctgtacagccttcatggcagaaaagggaaaagggcctttgtgaacctgaggctctgtagattagtgacgggttagacttgttcattgttttatgtgtgtatccttgtgtattctctgtactgcagtgcttcatgtgtactatggcatttctgttcttgtatgcagatgtcatctgccaaaaagcagggtgcgaccaggcggaggccctcaactttattaagaggtggctgccagggtctggtgatcgctgtgggggcaggaagcggcgcttcagagaagcatttgttgtggagcagccccatgatccccactctcagagtgcagatgatcggctgctcgcggcagctggcttcctgcccagccacagcagccagggccttgacagcaccactgtcactgggCCCCCAACGCAaactgacctgcagtagagcgggccttttttagttgtgtatatatatttttcgatgtatacattttttgttgtaccaaataaataaaaaacaaagaataaatagtctgcagactgtcggtggtgcactgtttggctagcttatgctgattcagaagcaccatcaccatgttttagttacaaaaaaatgctctaaactatgaatattcttgattaccatgtgggggacatatgtggggattgcaagtgggggacatacgctttcaacatttacttcctaacgacttttttcgatctgctgtaccaaataccagtaccaaataaagcacttgctattgcaaaagataaattggtaaaaaaataaactacgcttctagtgttagcatagggaatgaggtataaaagatgaaattgatcgagtaactgctttcagttctcagcattcaattttctgttgccccaagtatacaggactgcaaagctacaagagcgggtcattgaggcatattgtttaaatcttccagtgagaaaaattccctactaataatggttacatattGGCAatccaatcagtagccaatattcgtcgtgcaggaaacatcggtgtaataacggcatttgattggctgcaatgtggccctggattggtccaatgtcggccgtacatccgtagccaatattcgtcgtgcagcaaaaatcggcgtaaaaatggcatgtgattggctgaaatatggcccaatgttggccgaacattggcagctttgtcggcaatacgatgggccttcgtcggcccaatgttggttgcatactggctaaaacatcggcaaaacgtcggcccatcattggcttgaacgtcggcctgacattggaagaagttgcacttccgacgtcggcccgacgtcggtgccgatgttagccgatgttggtccaagattggtccaacggcggtgtgctgcctgggttatttgtttctgtgtcccacaagcgttgccagtggtttcgcagtttcttacgtaggaagggttttaggcctgttgcagggacagtagcggtggggttaatagcgcgcaatataattgaggTGGCCATTTCGTCAGCTagcacattgccctcgatgcttctttggccaggtacccagcaaatagtaacatgctggttggacatgtaCCCAGTACATAGGacggaatacagctcaattattaccggatttctcaATCTGAAAAGTGAtcctaatgcatttacgacgcttaatgagtctgtgaatataattgatttttgtatatttgatttccttatatgcttcacagccgacaatagtgcataaccctcagccgtaagtatacttgtttccgggtgcagcacaccggattccgagaaggattgtccgacggctgcataagccacccctacatgcgacttagaagcgtcggtaTCAAACTCTGCGCATGAGTACTTGGACTGGAattctcggaaatgcattttaatatgtgcgtctggtgcgtgtttagtgatctcgacaaatgaggtgtcacagtgtataagctgccactgccacgggggTAAAAGTgtcgctgtgggcgtaggacaaagttctagcagcggaacacccatttccttacttaagtttctcacacgcaaagagaacggctttttCACTGTGGggcgattatggaagagggtggcagtggtcatatcgtttatagttgaataagatggatgcttgacGTTTGCGCGTAcatttataaaatatgtgaaactgctataggatcgctgcaggtgaagtgaccactgattcgactctacatagaggctctggatcggactGGTCCTGAAAGCACCAGTTGCAAGTCGGATActcagatggtgaacggggtctaggatttttaatgcacttggcgttgcggaatgataaattatagaggcataatcaaggcgtgacccgacaaggcttttgtataacttcaagaggcactttcgatcactaccctatgttgtacgtgacaggagttttaggacgttcatcgctttcaaacatttcattttgacatatttaataagggaataaacgtcagcttagaatctaaagtggttcccaggaatttctgctcgctgctcacagagagttggtctcccttgatcgcaacatttggtagtggcattacccctcgtttgttggagaaaagtatgcaagtacttttcttcgtgtttattttaaaaccaatttcatccgcccatttagagaatttattcattccaagctgcacttgtcgttcgcaggtggacatattgcatgatttgaaactcatctgcacatcatcaacatacacggaataaaacatcgcgcttggaatgactgactgcagggagttcatttttacaagaaagagtgtgcaactaagcacgcccccttgcggaacaccagtgtcttgggtaaaagttctagagagagcatttcccacttttacgcgaaaggttcggttagacaaataacttttaattgtgtttagcatgttcccacgaATGCCCATGGTGGcaagatcgcggagaatcccgaaccgccatgtggtgtcgtacgccttctctaagtctaggaataccgagAGTacgaactgcctatgaataaatgcatctctgatgtatgtctctatgcgaacaaggtggtctgttctcgacctcccctctctgaaaccacactgaagagggtctagtatactgttactttctagaaagtggattaagcgccggtttatcattttctcatacagtttgcatagacagcttgttagcgctattggcctgtagctggcggccaaggacggatctttgccttgtttaagtactgggatgactatagcttctttccatgacaatggaatatacccagctgcccacatgatattgaagagagttaggagtgtttttagtgcttcgaggtgaaggtacttgaccatttcgtatgttatacgatcgactcctggcgccgagttgttgcagcacgcaagagatgccttaagttcagctaatgtaaatgggcagttgtaagtctcactggatggacgtttacatttaaggggctgccgctcttcgcgttctttgaattttaagaacgtttctgtgtagtttgatgcacttgagacgtattcaaagtgttcgcctaggcagtccgcctgctcctctatGCTCTCACCTCGGCTATTTACCAAGAGTAGGGCgtgcgactcccgacccattaacttgtttaccctattccaaacctttgtttcgttggtgtaagaattgataccagagatgtacctattccaactttctttctttgcaagacgacgcgttcttctagcttgtgacttcacctgtgacgaggttttcagccgttgggtaatttcggagtaatctccaagctttattttgactatttcgcgctttccgacaatcgtcattccaccatgggatgccacgcttattagtcattccgttagtttgcttaatacatttcactgcagcgtcaataataaaatctgttaggtatgccacagcatcgtctatattaaaatcagcaatgtcctctccatctaaaaTTGTGTTTTCTCGGAatagttcccagttggctgacttggtgttccaacgaggaaagtcaggcgagcatttatcttctttagttagcttcaacattatcgggaaatggtcactcccaaaggggttcttgagaacagaccactccagataaggaattagtgtactcgtgacaatactcaggtctatagaagagtatgtgttgtgcgtaaagctataatatgttgattcttttttgttaagtaaacatgcacctgacgaaaacagaaagtgttctattaggcgtcctcgtgcatccaaacgggagttGCCCCAtaaaggattatgtgcatttagatcaccaacgactatatatggcggaggaagttcatcaatgaaactttgaaattctgtcttcgaaagttgatagcacggaggaatgtaaatagaagtaattgttagtagcttcctaaacagcactgctcggacagcaactgcctcaagggaagttcggaggtttatttgcttacaggcaacacctttatcaactattatagcgacaccgcccgacgaggcggc
The nucleotide sequence above comes from Rhipicephalus microplus isolate Deutch F79 chromosome 2, USDA_Rmic, whole genome shotgun sequence. Encoded proteins:
- the LOC142785087 gene encoding uncharacterized protein LOC142785087 translates to MLLCSSCTVLSKAQGGTARGRLGGNHASIATDPADPTWHPAATKTGSAGGATAEAQDVICQKAGCDQAEALNFIKRWLPGSGDRCGGRKRRFREAFVVEQPHDPHSQSADDRLLAAAGFLPSHSSQGLDSTTVTGPPTQTDLQ